The following coding sequences lie in one Vespula pensylvanica isolate Volc-1 chromosome 7, ASM1446617v1, whole genome shotgun sequence genomic window:
- the LOC122630573 gene encoding histone deacetylase complex subunit SAP18 encodes MTSALESMVVDEKQLPEKPVDREKTCPLLLRVFCNTGRHHNIMEYSRGNVPSNELQIYTWMDATLREITGLVKEVNPDARSKGTYFDFSLVTPELRNSGYRMREIGVTCSGQKGADDNKTLAQARFTIGDYLDISITPPNRMMQPAIRRGGLRQY; translated from the exons atgaCATCGGCATTGGAATCTATGGTTGTCGATGAAAAGCAGCTTCCTGAAAAGCCGGTAGATCGAGAGAAG ACGTGTCCTCTCTTGCTTCGAGTTTTCTGCAATACTGGACGACATCACAATATTATGGAATACAGTAGAGGAAATGTACCTTCCAATGAattgcaaatatatacatg GATGGATGCTACTTTAAGGGAAATTACAGGCCTGGTTAAGGAAGTAAATCCAGATGCACGGAGTAAAGGAAcgtattttgatttttctttggtAACTCCAGAATTAAGAAATTCTGGttatagaatgagagaaattGGTGTTACATGTTCGGGACAAAAAGGAGCAGATGATAATAAAACTCTTGCACAAGCACG GTTTACTATAGGTGATTATTTGGATATATCTATAACACCACCCAATAGAATGATGCAACCTGCTATCAGACGTGGCGGACTTcgtcaatattaa